GACCGTTTAGAAGGCGATATTGCAGCTGAACTTGAACAGGTTCAACAGCAGTTTTCAGATGTTGAGATTGGCAGTTATCCTCAAAAACCTGGCTCTGACCATCGTGTGATGCTGAGCGTTGAAGGCGCAAACGCTGAACATGTTCGACAAGCGGCCGATTTGATCGAGAAGTTTGTTTGAATCAATACACCGCGTTTGGTCTAAAGATTTCCAGCGAAATTACGCTGCCTCCCTTACCATCCTCAGCGTTTGACGCGCCCGACATTTGCATCAGGCAAGGCCCAATTGATAACCCGACTTTCGCCATTCCTACCATTGGCAAGTTCCTGGTTGCTGGGATTGAGGAAATCATATTCGAACCAATGCCAGCTGCATCGCATAAAGATATAATTCCGTTTATTTTAGGCTCATGCTTAGGCATTTTGCTGCAAAGGCGTGGCAACTTAGTGTTGCACGGCAATGCCATCACAGCAGGCAATCAATGCGTCATATTCATCGGCCCCTCGGGAGCAGGCAAATCGACCCTCGCAGGTGGCTTTTTAAGGCAAGGTTACTCAATTCTGAGCGATGATTTATGCGTCATTACGCCTGAACACCAAGTATTGCCGGGTTATCCGCAAATTAAGCTATGGCGCGACTCTGCGCAAATGCTTGGGTATGACTGCTCAGGTCTAGAGCCTGTCTTTCAAAGGCAAGATAAGTTCGCGATTCCTATTGCCGATAATTTCACTGGATCGGCAAAGCCCCTCAAGCAAATTTATGTATTGGCGCCTTTTGAGCAAACGCCGTTTAGTTCACTCAAATCCCTTATCGACAATACTTACAGGCTAACGTTTATTGAAAGCAGCGAAGAACGTGCTAAGCACCTTTTACAATGTCAATCAATCTTAACAAATATCCCTCTAAAATCGCTCTCGCATCGAGCTCCCCTAGACGACGTGAACTTTTACAAAGCCTTGGTTTTGAATTAACTTTATTGGACCCCAATATTGACGAGTCTCAGCGTCCAGATGAAACGCCTGAAAATTTGGTGTTGCGGCTTGCGGTTGAAAAGGCCCAAGCAGTGGCTCACCTCACGGACCTGCCCATCATGGCTGCCGATACGGTCGTGGTTGTTGAGGGTGTTATCCTGGGCAAGCCGCATGACATCCATCACGCACGTGACATGATTTTGCAGCTGTCTGGCAAGGAGCACTTGGTACTGACGGGGTACGCCCTCTCCTACCAAAACCGACTAGTCAATAATCTGGCGCAAACAACAATTACATTCCGAGATTTGTGCGATTACGAAGTAGATAACTATCTGCAAACAGGCCAATGGGCAGGCAAAGCCGGCGCATGCACCCTACAAGGCGCCAGCGGCCCGTTCGTGAACAACATCAACGGCAGTCTTGCGAACGTCTTAGGCCTACCCCTAAACGAAGTCCTAGCCGCCCTACAAAAGGTTGCATAACCCCTCTCCCGAGCCACATTTGCAAACGCAGGTTGAAGATTTTATGAGTATTTCTATGAAACTTTTTAATTCTTTCGCTTTAAGTTTCCTAATTAGCTCATGCCTCTCTGCTGAAGAGGATTACTGTCTTGCTAGCCCGAGAGAACGCGCTCAAGTTTTCATCACAGAGCAGTTCAAACTGCAGAACTTTAATAACCCAATGCATCTTGCCTATATCCTTGCTACCGCAGAACATGAAACCGCCAATTTCACTTCGATGAAGGAAATTGGTGGTGAGAGAAAGAAGTACGCGCCTTGGTACGGGCGTGGTTACCCTCAGCTGACGCATAAGGCGAACTACGAGAAATATACTAGATTTCTTGGCGTTGATTTAATGACGAATCCGGATCTGATGCTTAGGGAAGACGTTTCGGCGCGCGTTATCGTTCATGGAATGATGTATGGCTGGTTCACAGGCGTGAATCTGACTCATTTTATCAATCCCAATCGATGTGACTTTGTTGCGGCTCGCATTACGGTGAATGCTAGAGACCGGGCTGAGAAAATTGCTGGGGTTGCTCGGAGGTGGGCAAAATGGTTTGGGAACAGGGAAAAGCCCTCTCCCGATTTTTAGCTTATTTTTTTAGTTTTTGTACAGCCTTTAGGCCGTCTTCGGTTAGTAGGTAGCGTTTGGTTTTTTTATCTTGCGATACTTGCTTAATATAATGGTTATGGCTGTGTACCATTCTCGAGACGTTAATTGGGTATAGCTCTACTTCGGCCGCTTGAAAGACTAACGCGCTGACGTCATGCACACTGATGCCATCATAATATGCAGCATCATCTGCGGCTTTAAATGCCCATAGGATCCACGCTAGGCTTCGTTTGCCATCAAGTTCTGCTTCTTGATGAAGCAAAGGCAAGTCATGTGGATGCAGGCGGCGGTAGATTTGGTCTGCGCGCTCTGAATAGATAGGCTCAAAGGATTTAGATATCTTGAGGTTATCTAATTTCTTTTCCGAAGTTTTGGCTTCGGGTAAGGAAGACTTGAACGACTTAAAGACCATCTTAAGCAAGCGTTTCATAACCATAGTTTTCGCTATGCCAAGGCCTAGACTAAAGTTCAATACGCCATTAGGCGGATTGCTTCCTCGTAGATCGCTTCGTTTGACGTCAAATAGTCTGCTTCCAGCGCCGGTGAATATGGCACAGGTGTGTCTTTAGAACCTAATACGCAAATGGGAGCATCCAGCTGTTCAAATAGGTTTTCAGCGATTTGCGATCCGATTGATTCAAGCACGCTGCCGCGTTTGGTGTCCTCGCCTACCAAAAGCACGCGGCCCGTTTTACGAATGCTTTGAGCGATAGCTTCGAAATCAAGCGGCACCAACGTTCGCAGGTCTAGGATTTCACAGTCGAGCTCACTCAAAGTTTTCAGTACTCGGTGCACATAAGCGCCGTAACTAATTACCGTCAGTTTGGATCCGGCCTTTCGAATCGCCGCTTTGCCGAGTTCGACCGGCTCGTCGCTCAAGTCTTCTCTTAGCGAGGGGTCGCGGTAAAGAGCGATATGCTCGTAGTAAAGCACCGGATCTTGTTCCCGACTGGCCGCGTGTAATAATGCTCGTGCATCTGATGGCGTGGACGGCGCAACGACTTTCAACCCTGGTGTTCGATAAAACCAAGCAGATGTGTCCTGCGAGTGAAATGGTCCAGCATGTCTCAGACCACCCCAAGGCATACGCAGAATAAACGGGGCTGGTTTGCCCAAGCGATAGCGTGCTTTCGCAGCATTATTGACCAGCTGGTTAAAGCCCGATGCCACAAAATCGTTAAACTGCATCTCGGCAATTGGCAGCAAGCCTTCCAAAGCCATGCCCACACAAGCGCCAATGATGGCATTCTCCGAAATAGGCGTGTTGATAAACCTTGGCCACAAGGCTTGAGGCATCGCTTTAAATAGCATGAAAACATTGCCATACGGCGGGGCCACATCTTCCCCAAGCACATAAGCTTTGGGATTTTGCTCTAAAATTTCCTGAATTCCCAAAGCGATGGCTTCTAAATAGGTTTTGGCCATGGACGAGATTTTACTTCAGCCAGTGCTGCTTCACAAGCTTGCAACGCTTTTTCTTTCATGCTGTCGATTTCAATGCTCGTACAAATTCCGGATGCAACAAGTTTGCTGGCGTAAGTTTTTAAAGGATCCTTTGCACGCCAATGCGCAAATGCCTTTGCATCCGCGTAGCCACCTGTTTTTAACTCCGGCAATTCAAAGCTCAGTGTTGGCTCTTGACCCAAATAAAGCATATCGTCGTGATGCGCATGCCCGCACATGCGCATGCTGGTAAGCTCGAGCATCACCGGCCCTTTGCCAGACTGGGCGTGCTTTGCGCCCCATGCAAATGCTTCATAAATGGCTTCGGGATCGGTGCCATCCAATGTTTTGGCTGGCATGCCATAACCGACAGCCTTGTCAGCGAAAGTTTGCGCTGCGGTTTGAGAGCCTAGTGGTGTGGATAAAGCTGTTTGATTGTTTTCAATACAAAATATCAATGGCAATTTTTGCACCGCAGCAAAATTAATCGCTTCGTGCCATTCGCCTAAAGAAGTGCCGCCCTCGCCCATAAAGCTGACCCCGATTCGGGATTCACCCTTAAGCTTCATCGCTAAGCCCATGCCGACCAATGTCGCAGTGCCAATGGCTAAAGGCGCTGCGGGAGATAGCACGCCTTGGTCCAAGTCACCGACATGCAAGTCCCTGCCATGAGACGGCAAGCCTGATTTCCCCGCCTGAGCATTTAACGCCAAAGCAATGTCGTTGTTGGTCATGGCTAAGATAGCGCCCAAGTCGCGTATCATGGGCGCGATGACGTTGTGTCCGCCTAGCTGTTTGATGGCGTACCCAGCAGCATAGATCGCTTCTTGCCCCAGGCTTCTAAACCCTTTGCCTTGAAAGCCTACGCTGGTCATAAACATGCGCTTCAGCGTATTATCTACTGCACGCGTTAAAATAATGCCGTACAGAATTTGCTTTTTATCAATGGGCGTCATGGCTTATTCTGGATCAAATAGAGAGGCTTTTTCAACCTGCCATTGAGCCAGGCATAACTTGCCCAAGCGCTGGTCACTTTCTTGACATAATTTCGAGTTTGCTCGTAAGGGATTTGTTCTACGAAATAGTCCATAGGAACGTCCGGCGCATATTGCTTCGCCCATCTCTGCACGGGTCCGGCGCCAGCATTATAGGATGCTATGATTTTGATAGGATGGTCCAACTTCTGGCTCAGCTCGTTCAAGTGCTTGGCGCCGGCGTCTATATTAACCAACGGGTCTAAAAGCTGGCTTTCGGTCAACTTCGCTGTGGTTGGCATAAGTTGACAAAGACCTACCGCGCCAGCCCAAGAAATAACGTCTTTGTCGAACATGCTTTCTTCTCTAGACAGCCCCATCAACCAATCCACGGGGATTTTTTCGAGCTCAGCTGCTCTATGATAGGCTTCAGAAAATGCCTTGGGGAAGGATAAATACCAAGGAAACTGCGTCACAAACTCCGGCTTGTTTGTTCTAGGAAAGGCAAGGCCCAAACCACGCATCGCTTGATGAGCCTTATCGGGGCGGTGTAGCTCCAAATAAGCGTTGGCCAGATTGAAGCGGTCGTTTTCGCCGCGATACTGCCGCATCAGTCTATCTACCACCCAAACCGCCTCTTGCGTCTTTCCATGCTCTTTCAGGCAAGACATGATTTGAAAAGTGGGATCCGCTTTTAGCGCCTGACTTGGCGGCAGCATAAAAACCGGGGGCTTTAACGACGATTTAGTCTTAGTTAGCTGAGCCGCCCAGTGGCCATAGTAATTAAAAGGCATTTCTTTAGCTAAATTTTGGAGGATTTCCTTACCCTCATGGCGTTGTTTACGGTCCGGATTTAGCTTCAGGCTTTCAAACTGCGGATACATCCGAAGGCGCCCTGACCAATACATGCCTTGAGGCGTTTTGAGAGTTTCAAACAAATGAATGGCAGGGTTCATCTGGCCCAGGCGGGCAAACTGCATCGCGCGCTCAAAAATGGTTTGCTCGCGCATGTCGCCTTTGGGATGCTCGTTAAAAATCTGATTTAGCACCTGAGCGCCATCCACTTCACGATCTAAATCTAAAAGTGTGTGCGCTTTCCATAAAAGTACGTCATCGGTAAAACTGTCGTTTGGATACTTGGCCAAAAAGTCATCTAAAACAGCAACCGCTGTTTCCGAAGGATTCATTGCCGCAATGCGAGCATTTAGAAAGAGCGCCTTCTTTTTAAAATCGCCTTCACAGGTATCCGCAGCCAATCGCAAAGTTTGACGAGCCTGAGCATAATTGCGGAGCTTTCGGTGAGCGAGACCTGTCAAATAGGTTGCCTCACAAGTATTCACCGTGGCTAAAGCGGCCACCACTTCAGCATTTCGATTCCAAGTGGTTAACACTCTGGCTCGTTGTAAAAGCTTATCGGCAGAAAAGTTTAGATTAGTGCAATAAGCTCTCGAGGCTTTTGTTTCAGCTAAATCTACACATAGTTTCTCATGCATATCTGCGGATTTTAAAGGGACTTCTGATAGAATTTCTGCTAACTTTTCACGACGCAGCATATCCAGATTAGCCGGCGCAATTTTAAGCGCTAATTCTACTTTGTTTTCAGTCGGCAGATTAAATACTTCTGTGTTCCAGAAATCGGCGGGGATCGGGCATATGGCGAGGGCCCATAAAATTCCCACTTGAAATTTGGTGCTAAAATAGTTTTTAATACGATCCATGAGAAAAATCCTACTCTTACTTAGTGTAACAATACCATCGTTGTGGTTAGTCGGCTTTTTTGGGGACAAACCGGCCGTAACGCCCAGTATCGCCAACGAACTTTGGGTCGAAATAACCCCAGAACAAAGTAAAAATTCGATTATTCCTATCCCTTCTCTGGCACCGCTCGTCAACCGCGTGAAGCCAGCGGTGTTGGTGGTTGCCACTGAATCGGTGATGCAGCGTAATCAGCAAGTGCCTCCAGGGTTTGAGGACCTTTTCCGCTTTTTTGGCCCAGGCGCAGGCGGCCCTAATATGAGGATGCCTGAACAAAAAAGTACCGGCCTTGGCAGCGGATTTATTATCCATCCATCCGGTCTTGCATTAACCAACAATCACGTGATTGAAGGTGCCAATAAAATCAAAATTAAAGTAGGCGGTGATTTGAAAGAATACGATGCTGAAGTGGTGGGTACAGACCCAGATACAGACGTCGCGCTAATTCAAATTAAGAGCGACAGAAAAGACTGGCCTGTTATCCCGCTAGGAAGCTCCTCTCGAATGCAAGTCGGAGATTTTGCGATGGCCATCGGTAATCCTCTGGGACTTGAAAACTCTATCTCTTTTGGGCCGATTTCAGCCAGAGGCAGAAGAGACATTCAACCTTCTGGCAAACGAGGCCTTTTCGATTTCATGCAGCTCAGCGCGGCCATCAACCCAGGTAATTCCGGTGGCGCTTTGTTAAACATGTCAGGCGAAGTGATTGGTATCAATACCGCCATCAGTGCCTCAGGTCAGGGCATCGCCTTTGCCATTCCAATTGATCAAGTCAAATTAATCCTGCCAGCGCTCAAAAAAGACGGTAAAGCCTCTCGATCAGGTATGGGCGTTAAAATCGAGAACGTAACGCCTGAACTCGCCAAAGAACTTGGCCTGGCGTACACCTACGGCGCCCTAGTGCGCGAAGTTATGCCTGGCAGCGCGGCCTCCAAAGCTGGCATTCAGCCTGGCGATGTTATCATCGAATTTGACGGCAAGGTTATTAACGACGCAAGCTCTCTGATGGTGGAAGCTGGTCTTGCACGCGTGGGCAAAAGCGCTCCCGTCAAAGTTTTTAGAGAAGGCAAGACTTTGACATTCCGCATCACCTTGGAAGCGATCAACAACAACAAAGAAGCGGCTCTGCCAAAAGCAGAATCGAAAGGCCTAGAAGAACTGGGAATCAGGGTCGCAAGTCATAAAGACCAGATGATTCAAGGTGCGCGCATCGTTGAAGTGAACGCTCACTCGGTGGCTGCTATGGTAGGCTTAGAAAAAGACGATGTGATCATCAAAGTAAATAATCAGCTGATTAAAGATGCCAACACCCTTGCCACTTTAGTGAAAAAGGTTCCAGCAGGCGGCATTTTAAGGGTATTGCTCAGACGAGGCCCAAGCACCTTGTTTGTCGCGATTCAAAAACCGTAATGTTAAGACTCATGCTCATGCGTCATGCGAACAGCCCTTTCGGGCCGCCTGACCATGAGCGCACGCTTTCTGAGGTAGGGCGTGCCAGTGTGCCTTTAATCGCTCAGCAGGTGGCAGATTTGGACTGGCTTCCAGAGCTTATTTACGTGAGCGATGCAAAAAGAACTCTGGAAACCTGCGCCTTGTTTATCAAAGCATTCACCCCCACTCCGGCTGTGCAGCAGGCCCACGATTTATATCAGGCGGATGCCTGGGGAGTTGTCGATTTTATTGCGCGCGTTAACCCGGTAGTTCAGACTTTTCAAATTGTCGGACATAACCCAACCATGGAAAAAACTTTGGAGATGCTCTGCGGGGTGCGTGAAAGCTTTGAACCCGCAAGCATCGCCTTACTGGAGCACCCTGGATCTTCTTGGTCAGAAGCGATAGAAGACGAGGATTCATGGAATCTAATACGATTTATATCCGCGACTTAAAGGTTGCTTGCATTATCGGCGTGCATGCCCATGAGCGAGAAGCGCCGCAAACTTTGGTTATCAACGTCAAGTTGCATTTAAGTAATTTGCGGGCTCGCTGCAGCGATAAGCTTGAAGATACGGTGGACTATTCGAAATTGGAGCAAGTTTTGGTGGAGACAGCTCAAACGAGTAGGTCTCAGTTAATCGAAAAACTGGCGCAAGTTTTAGCGGACGCGTGCCTGGCTTTCGATTCGCGGATCAAAAGCATAGAAGTTGACCTAGAGAAACCAGCGTGCTTAAAAAACGCACGGTCGGCCGGCATTAACGTTGTGAGCTATCAAATGTCACCCCGGCCTTGAGCCGGGGCCCAGCGCTGTGCAGAGGGCTGGATTCCGGCTCAAGGCCGGAATGACAGAATCAGACCGTCATGATTTCGGCTTCTTTGTGTTGTAGAAGCTTGTCGATTTCGGCGATGGTTTGGTCTGTTAAATCTTGGGTTACTTTTAAGCCGCGCTTTTCATCATCTTCAGACATGGTCGATTCCTTGACCGCGTCTTTAAACATCTCGTTCGCATCTCGCCTTGCATTTCTAACCGCTACTTTGGCATCTTCGCAACGTTGTTTGGCCTGTTTCGCAAACTCTCTTCGGCGCTCTTCTGTCAGCGAAGGCACTGGCACGCGCACCACGTCACTGTCCACCATGGGGTTTAGACCCAAGTTTGCCTCTGAAATCGCTTTTTCAATAGGCTTCAGCATTCCTTTGTCCCAAGGCTTGACCATCAATGAGCGAGCATCTGGGCAGCTCACGGTGGCGACTTGACCGATAGGGCTTGGGGTGCCGTAGTAGTCGACCCGAACGCCATCCAGCAGTGATACGCTGGCGCGGCCCGTTCTAATCGTCGCTAAATTCTTTTTAAGAGCTTCGATGCCTTTATGCATCTGGTCTTTGGCTTCGCTGCAAATATCGTCCAACATCTCGTCTACTCCTGTACCACGGTGCCGATTTTTTCACCGCTCAAAATTCGTTTAATATTGCCCGGTTCAGTCATATTGAAGACGTAAATTGGCATATTGTTATCTTTCGAAAGTGAGATTGCCGTTGAATCCATCACTTTTAAATCTTTGTTTAGAACATCTTTATAAGTCAGATTGGCAAACATCTGCGCGTTGGGATTATGGGCCGGATCGCTGTCATAGACGCCGTCGACCTTCGTGGCTTTGAAAATGGCATCGGCGTGGATTTCCATCGCTCTCAGCGCTGCGGTTGTATCGGTGGTAAAATACGGGTTTCCGGTACCAGCGGCGAAAATAACCACACGGCCTTTTTCCAAATGCCTAACAGCTCGTCTTCGAATGTAGGGCTCGCACAACTCAGACATGGTAATGGCCGATTGCACGCGCGTAGGCACCCCTTGTCTTTCCAAAGCATCTTGAAGGGCCAACGAGTTAAGAACAGTCGCCAACATGCCCATGTAATCCGCAGATGAGCGGTCCATGCCTTGCGTGCTCGCAGCCAAGCCACGGAAAATATTTCCGCCGCCAATCACAAGCGCTACCTCAATGCCCATGGCGTGTATTTCTTTGATTTCTTCGGCCATGCTTAGAATCACTTTGGGATCGATTCCGAAGCCTTGGCTGCCTTGAAGGGCTTCGCCAGACAATTTCAGTAGAATTCGTTTGAACATAAGACCATCTATTTTGACGAATTTATTTCAAGAAAACAAGGGCTGTGTTACAAATTAGCCAATCACTATGTCTTCTTCTCGTCTTTTACATTTCGACCTAAGCAATGGTTGTACCGGTCGATCACTTTGCGCTGCTCTGATCGACCTCGGCGTATCGGCCAATATCTTAAAGCAGGCATTTTCTGCCATTAACTTAAATGCCATTCAACCAGTATATTCAAATCATAATTTAGAATTTTTAGATGAGACTGGTCGTTCTATTGATAGCCCTGCCATCGCTCAGTCAAATATCTCTGATAAAAACACCGCCTTCAAAGCAAAACCAAAATGGCACTTATCCCTTTCGCATCAGGATGCACCTAAGATGGCGCTGCCTGATGTGGGTGATTTAGCAAAAAATCTAGACCCGATTCCAGCGGCGCTGTTTCAGAAAGCAAAACGCTTTCTCGAAGATGCCGGCCACCGCCCCAGCCTAGCCGATTACTGTGACATGGTCAGCTTTTGCGTTCTTTTGGCAGAGCTTGACCCCAGCTCAATCTCGGCCAGTCGCGTCCCTCTAGCGTTTTCACACGACAACCCGAATCGTAGCGTTATCTTAGCCCTCAGCGAATCAATCCCCGTGTTTGAAAAAGAATGGCCTGCGCCAACTTGTGATGTCACGGGTCTTGCACTTTTAAAGGCAAGCGCATCTCATTTTGGCGCAAGAGGCGAAAGCCAACTCCTCAAAATGGGCATAGCCAAAATGCCCGAAATCAGAGCGCTACTTTGTCAAAAAAACGTTACCACGGGACCTAAATTGGATGCCGTGGTAGAAATCAGCGCGCAAATCACCAATACGCAAATCCTATCCGAAATCATTCACAGGCTAAATCAAATTGGCACCAAGAAAGTCTGGACCACTCAAGTGATGGACCAAGGTTTCGGATCCAAAACGCTCATCAAAGCTATCGCCCTGGAAAGTGATAAAACCAAAGTTATCGAAGCTCTCTTGATTTTAGCAGAGGCCTCAGACGTTCAAGTTCAAACCATCGAACAGTTCAGCCTACTAAAGCGCGTAACCGCTGTCACCTTAGGCCGCTCCCAAAAACTCCAAGTTTGCAGAGTCAACGAGTGCCTCTGGGGCGAGCGAATTCTACGAGTCGATCCTTTGTTAGAAGATTTACAAGCTCTGGCCAAAGAATCTAACAGCGCCCAAGAAATCATTCGCGCAGACGTGTTAAGTGCTTGGAAGAAAAGCAACTCTTAAGCGGTCTTTATATTTTTACGTTCGCTATAATCAACAACTGTTGCGCAGACAAGATCTCCGCTGACATTCAAAACGGTACGACACATATCAAGCAGGCGATCGACTCCGAGCACCAAACCGATTCCCTCAACGGGAATGCCTACAGACTGCAGGACAATGGCAATCAACGGTATTGACCCGCCTGGAACACCAGCGGTGCCCATACCAGCTATAACCGACATAAACAAAACAACGATTTGTTGATCAAAACCGAGCTGAATGCCGAATATCTGAGCCAAGAACAAAACAGTCACACCTTCAAACAAAGCGGTACCGTTTTGATTGGCAGCCGACCCAATCGTCAAGACAAAGGAGCTTATATTCCTATCTAAGCCTAGATTGGTCTCCGCGACTCGAATCGAAGTTGGCAAAGTAGCATTGGAAGACGAGGTCGAAAAAGCCGTGACCATCACTTCACGAATCTGCGTAAAAAACTGCAACGGCGATTTTTTGGCATAAAGCTTTAAGATTAAACTAAAAACAACAAACTGTTGAACCGCAAGCCCTAGCAACACCACAACAACAAATTTACCCAGATTACCAATCAGCGAAAATCCAAACTTGGCAGTCATGGAAAACATTAGCCCGGCTACTCCAAATGGCGCCAGCATCATCGCAAAATCCACAATCTTCATCGAAACATCGCGTAAGCTTTCCAGCACACCAACCAGCGGATCTTTGGTTTGATCTTTTCCAACCAGCAATAAAGCGACCCCAAAAATCAGCGAGAACACCATAAAGGCAACCATGTCGCCCTCGAGCGCTTTGGTCGCAGCCAAGAGAGGATTTTTAGGGATAAGCGAAACCAACGATTCTGTAAAAGTCTGATTAGAAACCGGCGGCGGTACCACAGGCATCATGGGGCCAAGCTGTTTAATAATATTCGGGTCAAGCCCAGCGCCCGGTTGCAAAAGCGTCACCAAAACGAGCCCCACCAAAACCGATATGGGCGCTGCTATCAACGTATAGAGCAGCGATTTGACCCCCACCCTGCCCAATTTGGAAAAATCCTTCAACTCAACGATGGCAATCACCAAAGATGAAAAGACCAATGGCACCACAACCATAAAGATTAGGCGCAAAAAGAACTGACCCATCGGCTGAGCCACATACGCAATAACGACGTCAAGCCACGGGCCCTGCCACTGATGGCACAGCAAACCTAGGAAAGTTCCTAAAACTAATCCGAGAATAATCCAAAGCGGTCGGTTCATGTGGCTTGGCAATCTGCATGAATTGCCGATATTCATCAAGGGGTGTTAAAGTCGGCTATATGCTAACATGGAATCTATGGTCACTCGTCCAGGCAATTTTAACGCAGTTACTCATGAAATAACTGAAGTGGAGCACGAATCACAAACACAGCATTTAGAGCCCTCCCTTCTGCTTGAGTCGCTGCCGACGTCTAAAATCGCAGCACCCTCTGCGCCAGCGCCCAACTTTAAATCGATTCAAGAAGGGTGCGCTGATTTCGATGTTCCGGCTTTTTTAACCGGCAAATATGCTGACCCAAAGGCGCAAGCAAAGAATCATCAAGTTCTCGATCAGTCGGTGGCTTCTTTAAAAACATTGGCGCACAGCTACATTCAGCGTGGCTTATCCAAACCTGATGCATACAAACAAGTCCTGAGAGATATTGACTCGCATGATGATGAACAGTTCCAAAGCTATCGCGCCGCTCCAACAAAAACCGGACTTTCAGCGCCTAAAAGCACATACGCTGTCCGCACCGCTTTACTAAAAGCAAGTCTAGATGAATCCGGAGGCCTTGAAAGCTATCAAGTCTACATGCGGAATTCAGAGCAACTTTTAGCTGACCCCAGCAAGAAGTGGGAAGCTATTGAGAATCCTCGAAACTGGGTGTTTGAAGCTCAAGGTAAGCATGCCAACTATCTATTGTTCAGCTACGTGAAGGCAAGAGAATTGGCGAAAGGCGTCCGCAGCAGCGATAGAAGGTCATTGGTACTTTTGAAAGGCGGATTTGGCGCAGGCAAAACAGCTCATGCCAAAACCGAATACGGCTCGATGGTCAACGGTGTG
This sequence is a window from Myxococcota bacterium. Protein-coding genes within it:
- the pyrH gene encoding UMP kinase — its product is MFKRILLKLSGEALQGSQGFGIDPKVILSMAEEIKEIHAMGIEVALVIGGGNIFRGLAASTQGMDRSSADYMGMLATVLNSLALQDALERQGVPTRVQSAITMSELCEPYIRRRAVRHLEKGRVVIFAAGTGNPYFTTDTTAALRAMEIHADAIFKATKVDGVYDSDPAHNPNAQMFANLTYKDVLNKDLKVMDSTAISLSKDNNMPIYVFNMTEPGNIKRILSGEKIGTVVQE
- the larC gene encoding nickel insertion protein, producing the protein MSSSRLLHFDLSNGCTGRSLCAALIDLGVSANILKQAFSAINLNAIQPVYSNHNLEFLDETGRSIDSPAIAQSNISDKNTAFKAKPKWHLSLSHQDAPKMALPDVGDLAKNLDPIPAALFQKAKRFLEDAGHRPSLADYCDMVSFCVLLAELDPSSISASRVPLAFSHDNPNRSVILALSESIPVFEKEWPAPTCDVTGLALLKASASHFGARGESQLLKMGIAKMPEIRALLCQKNVTTGPKLDAVVEISAQITNTQILSEIIHRLNQIGTKKVWTTQVMDQGFGSKTLIKAIALESDKTKVIEALLILAEASDVQVQTIEQFSLLKRVTAVTLGRSQKLQVCRVNECLWGERILRVDPLLEDLQALAKESNSAQEIIRADVLSAWKKSNS
- a CDS encoding dicarboxylate/amino acid:cation symporter produces the protein MNRPLWIILGLVLGTFLGLLCHQWQGPWLDVVIAYVAQPMGQFFLRLIFMVVVPLVFSSLVIAIVELKDFSKLGRVGVKSLLYTLIAAPISVLVGLVLVTLLQPGAGLDPNIIKQLGPMMPVVPPPVSNQTFTESLVSLIPKNPLLAATKALEGDMVAFMVFSLIFGVALLLVGKDQTKDPLVGVLESLRDVSMKIVDFAMMLAPFGVAGLMFSMTAKFGFSLIGNLGKFVVVVLLGLAVQQFVVFSLILKLYAKKSPLQFFTQIREVMVTAFSTSSSNATLPTSIRVAETNLGLDRNISSFVLTIGSAANQNGTALFEGVTVLFLAQIFGIQLGFDQQIVVLFMSVIAGMGTAGVPGGSIPLIAIVLQSVGIPVEGIGLVLGVDRLLDMCRTVLNVSGDLVCATVVDYSERKNIKTA